The sequence below is a genomic window from Paenibacillus silvisoli.
AAAATCGCGTATTAGATCCAGGCTTTCAGGCGTACCTGGCGCATAAACTCTTCCCGCGTCTGCGGCTCGCCTTCTTCCGGCTGTTCTTCCTCCGGCTCGGCGTCTCCGTTCATGATCCGGCGGAACAGCTCCTCGTTATGCGTCGCCAGCGCGAAGTCGATCAGCGCTTCCCGCTCCAGCCGGTCGGCCTCCTGCTTGATCAGCACTTCCTCGAGCTCGATATCGGCAGCGGGCACGTAGAAATTGCGATTCGCCTTCGGCACTCGGATCACGTA
It includes:
- a CDS encoding ATPase, with amino-acid sequence MYKLSERIIIVSDLFEQNLPVGEYGYIIAYDRNADNAFDYVIRVPKANRNFYVPAADIELEEVLIKQEADRLEREALIDFALATHNEELFRRIMNGDAEPEEEQPEEGEPQTREEFMRQVRLKAWI